The window cCAAGCTTTAAGTACCACATTGTGAGGTTGTCCAAGCCATAGTCTTTTTAGGCATTTTATTCACATTCAGtatcttgtttctgttttggcagtttcctttctccaaatagaggataactttttatatttttatattctttttatttcagaatggAAAACAGAAGCCCAAGAGTGTACTCCAGTTACAAATACTTCTAAGTTCACAAAGACTGGTACTCAGACCATCAAGTTGGAGGAACCATACGACTACGATGACACATTAGAGAGGCAAGCAGCAGATACCTTCAGGAAAATTCCCACCAGCGGAAGAAACTCCCCTTTGAAGTCCGTCCTCTTACAAGAAGATGACCCTATGGAAGAGTGTCTTagtaaatatgatatatatagaaaTAGTTTTGAAAAGCATTCAAACCTAATTATTCAGTTTGGTACCCAATCAGATAATAAAACTATGTATGATGAAGGCAGGGCAACCTTCAATCATGTCTCATATGGTATTGTACATAGAAAGATATACCCTGGAGAGAAGCCTTATAAGTGTAACGTGTGTGGGAAAAAGTTTAGGAAGAACCCGTCCTTCGTGAAACACCAAAGTACCCATGCCAAAGAAAAATCTCATGAATGTGAAGAATGTGGGAAAGAGTTTAGGCATATCTCATCCCTTATCGCACATCAGAGAATGCATACTGGAGAAAAACCATACGAATGCCACCAGTGTGGTAAAGCCTTCAGCCAGCGTGCACACCTTACCatacatcagagaattcatactggagagaagcccTATAAGTGTGATGACTGCGGAAAAGACTTCAGTCAGCGTGCACACCTTACTATACATCAAAGGAcacatactggagagaaaccatataaATGCTTGGAATGTGGTAAAACCTTCAGCCACAGTTCATCACTGATTAATCATCAGCGAGTTCACACCGGTGAAAAACCTTATATATGCAACGAGTGTGGGAAAACTTTCAGTCAGAGTACACACCTTCTTCAGCATCAAAAAATACATACCGGAAAGAAACCGTATAAATGCAATGAGTGCTGGAAAGTGTTTAGTCAGAGTACCTACCTTATTCGACATCAGAGAATTCATTCCGGAGAGAAGTgttataaatgtaatgaatgtggaaaagcctttgcTCATTCCTCAACTCTCATTCAACATCAGACtactcacactggagagaaatcCTATATATGTAAGATATGCGGAAAAGCCTTCAGCCAGAGTGCAAACCTCACTCAACACCACAGAACACATACTGGGGAGAAACCGTATAAATGCAGCGTGTGTGGAAAAGCATTCAGCCAGAGCGTACACCTTACTCAGCATCAAAGAATTCATAATGGAGAAAAACCCTTCAAATGCAATATATGTGGGAAAGCATATAGGCAGGGTGCCAATCTCACTCAACATCAGAGGATTCATACCGGAGAGAAGCCgtataaatgtaatgaatgtgggaaagcttttatttattcctcGTCACTTAATCAACATCAGAGAACTCATACTGGAGAACGGCcctataaatgtaatgaatgtgatAAAGATTTTAGCCAGCGAACATGCCTTATTCAAcaccagagaattcacacaggagagaagcccTATGCGTGCCGTATATGTGGTAAAACCTTCACTCAGAGTACGAACCTCATTCAGCATCAGCGTGTTCATACTGGTGCCAGACATCATAATTAATGGATGTGGCAGATGACTTCACTTAGGTTTGACAGTTCACCCGAATTTTATTTTGTGCTCCGTTAAAACATTATTCAAAAGAAGTGCAATATATGTTAGATATCAGCAGAAGTATCAAAAGAAGCATCAGAATTAGTAATGTGGATataagctatttaaatttaacgtgaaatttaaaaagaaaactttattcaCTCCTTAACCTTTATTTGCTACTAGTTCAATTCATTCCAGAGAGAAACCCAATCTGTAACTCATCAACTCTTAGTGTATTTGAAGTACTTCTTAATGAGACCTTATGAATGTAACTTGGGAAAGCTTCCATCAAGTAGGGATTTCACACTAGCAAGGAATCTTGGGATAATTGAACAAGCTGCTTTAAGGCCTTTATTACTTCCCAGCTTTGAAGCCTTAAATACATAAGGggttcccttcccttttcctattAATGCCATAACTGCCATGTGGAGCCAGTAGGtttgcaaaatatatacagtggaaAGTATCTTAATTTCTATGTGACAACTGTATAATTACATTTTCCTTTACTGAAATATTCAAGGAAGAGAAGCTTAATGAAACATGATCTGTTAGGATAACTAATGTATATATAACCTTTAGACGTGTACAAATTAAACAGGCAAAAATTAAACACCCATCCTTAAATTCACCTTTAAAACATATTAGCCTTAGTTTCACTAGGTTTTGACATCTGTCatcctaaaggaaaaaataagaaagttacctttttttttttttcacctgactCCTAAACTCATAACTTGAGGTTCCCCTGTGGCTATTTTGCCATAGAAAGCCCATTTCCATTGAGACCCATTTCTCGAGTGCCTACTGTGCTCAGGGCCCAGACTTCCCAACTGGATCTTCACAGGGCTTGTGCTGAAAACCACAGCTGATTTAACAACAGAAAGCTTACTAAAGTAGTGAAATGTGACAAAGGACATGGTCTTAACTATTAAGTACTGTCACAGAATGACATAGGAAGCGTACTAAAATGGGTTGCCAAATGCAATCCCATATCCCAAGACAAGTAGTGAAAGCAGCTATTTACATAGTGTGAGGGAAAAACAAGTCATGGAAAATAGATTTAAGTTCACTACAGAAAGTGggtcagggaaaaaaatcaagggtGAAAACTTAGCAGTGAATAGAGAATACACGGGTAACTTACAGCATGAACTATTGTCCTACTTGGGTTACCTAAGAAAGTAAGAGTGGCTAATTAAGACCAAATTCAGCCTGTTtagaagaaagaactaaaaatgaagcaactgattttaaaagaataattggaATTGGTTCTTTTTCATACATGTAAGTAAAATAGGGATTACTCTTAAAATGTCAGAAAACATTTACTGGAAAAAGCATTGATGCAGAAACTCATTGATGCAACAATCACTAGACAATATTAACTAAGTTTGTGGGGTCCtgaacataaaaggaaaacaggcagaaatgCAAATAGAAACAGGTAAAGATACTATTGTGTTTAATATCCACAGCATTCCACGATCAGAATATAAGACCATATTCTGAGAGCTGAGATTTCATCTTGCTCTTAATTGTTTCTTCAGTGCCTTGCGTGTAGGTTGTGGTCGATCTGTGTCGGTTGAATTAATAAGTAGGTAAGTTAGAATTGAGTAATAAGGTATAAATTAACGGATATGGAGTGAAGGTGGttgaatttaaaatacttttgtgcACACATGCAAAGAAATACTTAACAAATACTGGTCATTCGCTGGGTAAGAGGAACTACTTAAAATTGAAGA of the Neofelis nebulosa isolate mNeoNeb1 chromosome 16, mNeoNeb1.pri, whole genome shotgun sequence genome contains:
- the ZNF287 gene encoding zinc finger protein 287; this translates as MFSPCKRMTSSSRSQILLMWKPDKVQSGPHNVEKETHALRLLRDTETCRQNFRNFPYPDIAGPRKALNQLRELCLKWLRPEIRSKEQILELLVLEQFLTILPGEVRTWVKSQYPESSEEAVTLVEDLTQILEEEAAPQHSALPQETPEEDPKGRPAFQAGWLNDLVTKESMTFKDVAVDITQEDWEIMRPVQKELYKTVTLQNYWNMVSLGLTVYRPTVIPMLEEPWMVIKEILEGPSPEWKTEAQECTPVTNTSKFTKTGTQTIKLEEPYDYDDTLERQAADTFRKIPTSGRNSPLKSVLLQEDDPMEECLSKYDIYRNSFEKHSNLIIQFGTQSDNKTMYDEGRATFNHVSYGIVHRKIYPGEKPYKCNVCGKKFRKNPSFVKHQSTHAKEKSHECEECGKEFRHISSLIAHQRMHTGEKPYECHQCGKAFSQRAHLTIHQRIHTGEKPYKCDDCGKDFSQRAHLTIHQRTHTGEKPYKCLECGKTFSHSSSLINHQRVHTGEKPYICNECGKTFSQSTHLLQHQKIHTGKKPYKCNECWKVFSQSTYLIRHQRIHSGEKCYKCNECGKAFAHSSTLIQHQTTHTGEKSYICKICGKAFSQSANLTQHHRTHTGEKPYKCSVCGKAFSQSVHLTQHQRIHNGEKPFKCNICGKAYRQGANLTQHQRIHTGEKPYKCNECGKAFIYSSSLNQHQRTHTGERPYKCNECDKDFSQRTCLIQHQRIHTGEKPYACRICGKTFTQSTNLIQHQRVHTGARHHN